A stretch of Blattabacterium cuenoti DNA encodes these proteins:
- the mrdA gene encoding penicillin-binding protein 2 — MRKLHRFYLLLGTIGLIFIARLFYLQIYTEKYILNAFNTSIKQEIIIPERGSIFDRNDKLLVFNKSIYELIVIPILVDERFNMIEFCDLVGITTNTFYKKLSKAAAYSKYLPSVFLPFISKEKFATIQEKLYKYKGFDWTKRSLRDYKVESSSNILGYIGEVTPKDIKKESNYYQIGDFIGWAGVEKSYEKILRGKKGIKYWLRNRKGCIIGSYNNSKNDIKAIRGNDISLTVDWNLQNYAEQLMYQKKGGIVAIDPKNGEILTLVSSPINNPNLFVGMNRSKEFIKLMKNTIDNPLFDRTTQARYPPASPFKLLTELVGLQMGVVDINTTFICYKGFKYGKKRIHCHSGIHGLPIGIETAVAVSCNNYFAQVYKRVIEKYPKNLTKGVNEWSDIIKSFGFGNYLYNDLATGEKGVIPSGDYYNKKYGITKWNAITIISNGIGQGEINVTPIQLANMVCAIANKGFFYTPHIVKRINHQPICNPNYTKAKYTKVKSKYFDLIINGMEKVFIIGTGKSFKSFDIRMAGKTGTSQNFIKVNKKIISLPDHSIFILFAPVKNPKIAVSVIIENGGYGSRWAGPIASLIAEKYIRNHVDRKSLEKKILTSGLQNVYDRIAKMKKLNNSYTKNSFDKKK, encoded by the coding sequence TTGAGAAAATTACATAGATTTTACCTATTGTTAGGTACTATAGGGCTCATTTTTATAGCTAGATTATTTTATCTACAAATCTATACGGAAAAGTATATCCTTAATGCTTTTAATACTTCTATTAAACAGGAAATTATTATACCTGAAAGAGGATCTATTTTTGATAGAAATGACAAATTACTAGTTTTTAATAAATCTATTTATGAATTAATAGTAATTCCTATCCTTGTAGATGAACGTTTTAATATGATAGAATTTTGTGATCTTGTAGGAATTACAACAAATACTTTTTATAAAAAATTATCAAAAGCCGCGGCTTATTCTAAATATTTACCATCTGTTTTTCTTCCTTTTATTTCAAAAGAGAAATTCGCTACTATACAAGAAAAACTTTATAAATATAAAGGATTTGATTGGACAAAACGTTCTCTTAGAGATTATAAAGTAGAAAGTTCTTCTAATATTTTAGGATATATAGGGGAAGTAACTCCAAAAGATATTAAGAAAGAATCTAATTATTATCAAATAGGAGATTTTATTGGTTGGGCTGGAGTAGAAAAATCTTATGAAAAAATATTGAGAGGAAAAAAGGGTATAAAATATTGGTTAAGAAATAGAAAAGGATGTATCATAGGGAGTTATAATAATAGTAAAAATGATATAAAAGCTATTAGAGGAAATGATATTTCTTTGACTGTTGACTGGAATTTACAAAATTACGCAGAACAATTAATGTATCAAAAAAAAGGAGGGATAGTTGCAATAGATCCTAAAAATGGAGAAATACTAACCTTAGTGTCTAGTCCTATAAATAATCCTAATCTATTTGTAGGAATGAATCGATCTAAAGAATTTATAAAATTAATGAAAAATACGATAGATAATCCTTTATTTGATAGAACAACACAAGCTCGTTATCCTCCAGCTTCTCCATTTAAATTATTAACGGAATTAGTTGGTCTTCAAATGGGAGTAGTAGATATTAATACGACTTTTATATGTTATAAAGGATTCAAATATGGAAAAAAAAGGATCCATTGTCATTCTGGGATTCATGGATTACCCATAGGAATAGAAACAGCTGTTGCTGTTTCTTGTAATAATTATTTTGCACAAGTTTATAAACGAGTTATTGAAAAATATCCTAAAAATCTTACTAAAGGAGTAAATGAATGGAGTGATATTATCAAAAGTTTTGGATTTGGTAATTATTTATATAATGATTTAGCAACAGGGGAAAAAGGAGTAATTCCTTCTGGAGATTATTATAATAAAAAATATGGAATAACAAAATGGAATGCTATAACTATTATTTCCAATGGTATTGGGCAAGGAGAAATTAATGTTACTCCTATACAGTTAGCAAATATGGTTTGTGCTATAGCAAACAAAGGTTTTTTCTATACTCCACATATTGTTAAACGGATCAATCATCAACCTATATGTAATCCTAATTATACTAAAGCTAAGTATACTAAAGTAAAAAGTAAATATTTTGATCTAATTATAAATGGAATGGAAAAAGTTTTTATAATTGGAACAGGAAAAAGTTTTAAATCGTTTGATATTAGAATGGCTGGAAAAACAGGTACCTCTCAAAATTTTATTAAAGTTAATAAAAAAATAATATCATTACCTGATCATTCTATTTTTATATTATTTGCTCCAGTAAAAAATCCTAAAATAGCCGTTTCTGTTATCATAGAAAATGGAGGATACGGATCTCGTTGGGCTGGTCCAATAGCTAGTCTCATTGCAGAAAAATATATAAGAAATCATGTGGATAGAAAAAGTCTAGAAAAAAAAATTCTAACCTCAGGATTACAAAATGTATATGATCGTATAGCAAAAATGAAAAAATTGAATAATTCTTATACAAAAAATTCTTTTGATAAAAAGAAATAA
- the mreC gene encoding rod shape-determining protein MreC — translation MREFFNFFLKWRFLIFFLLLECFAIFLSFSNSKFQQYIYSGSSNFMIGKIYETISRLHSYFLLEIENKRLLNENQKLRNAQISYKIKKISKDFKEENIEYIQQYTFTPVKIINNSIHEQENYITINKGSTDGIKSDMGIILSDGIAGIIIKTSPNFSIAISLLNPKIKVNARLKKNKYFGILSWNGLDHKHVVLYDIPRYSIIHKGDIVETDGKSATFPEGIPIGIVSYYQLDETHANYIIKVKLMADFSTIENAYVVKNLLKKEWTDVHKVENK, via the coding sequence ATGCGTGAATTTTTCAATTTTTTTTTAAAATGGCGTTTCTTGATTTTCTTCCTTCTATTAGAATGTTTCGCTATTTTTCTTTCTTTTTCTAATTCAAAATTTCAACAATATATTTATTCAGGATCTTCCAATTTTATGATTGGAAAAATTTATGAAACTATTTCTAGATTACATAGTTATTTTTTATTAGAAATTGAAAATAAAAGACTATTAAATGAAAATCAAAAATTACGAAATGCACAAATATCTTATAAAATAAAAAAAATATCTAAAGATTTTAAAGAAGAAAATATTGAATATATACAGCAATATACTTTTACCCCTGTAAAAATTATAAATAACAGCATTCATGAACAAGAAAATTATATAACTATTAATAAAGGAAGTACAGATGGAATAAAATCTGATATGGGAATTATATTATCCGATGGAATTGCAGGAATTATTATTAAAACATCTCCAAATTTTAGCATCGCTATTTCTCTTTTAAATCCAAAAATTAAAGTAAATGCTAGATTAAAAAAAAATAAATATTTTGGAATTCTAAGTTGGAATGGATTAGATCATAAACATGTTGTTTTATATGATATACCCAGATATTCCATTATACATAAAGGAGATATCGTAGAAACAGATGGAAAATCTGCAACTTTTCCTGAAGGAATTCCTATTGGAATAGTATCTTATTATCAACTAGATGAAACACATGCTAATTATATTATAAAAGTAAAACTTATGGCTGATTTTTCTACTATAGAAAATGCTTATGTAGTTAAAAATTTATTAAAAAAAGAATGGACAGATGTTCATAAAGTTGAAAATAAATAA
- a CDS encoding putative LPS assembly protein LptD, which yields MNFLISINIRMIFFIFLFVFYVYANDNKKNENIIFPNLENKLYKDIIKYDSNIQEHNIEKGISYLKGKANIEYNDTKIKADYIEFNWKSGDIHAIQKENPIVVEQGNHKYISNNIYANLKSKKIEIKNFYVQEKDYIIIANNIIKKDNNISLLKKVTYISDPFFIKKKDNHPDFYLQTDYIKYFNNNTRKYILSGPIFFYWYQVPMPIFFPFLFIPFKKQHNEVSYGIMYPKFGIQNNKIYIENIGFFFPIYDFINFKIFGSIHHTNKWNLKTKIEYKLKSSYHGYFNYQYTVENKSNYQFQWKHIQDFKSGSKINFNANINYNKNILFTNHENEDFSYIHIRKKFSNYLLFMDAYMIQENDNHKVKTRFIIPEFIFHIKDSTFGENYFLRHIKTDSKVSIHNLMDYYYQKISFQTILNHQMNMSIYFPFFYPYVKIVPKLFLEEFYTWKYLDFYPSFSSFHQIDFSTDIIIIPFYGTLKLKKNSIFLEHKIDPMLSFHIRYFPNVFHNVKSHLEKTINLILNNNLDIQFNKYKTIRIIKNLKTSFIINPSFIKWNNLLLNGKIELYNDLEVRYQGEINFEKEKKMHLSFYCNYNYDTNFFHGKNKYNKKGENRYDYFFFDRKNYAKYPIPFNLKIDFQSNYIYINKKKSFDTFLCINGSMKITKYWKIDINVKYDLYNKKIIFSNITCYRDLRSFKMSFNWIPMNKWSFFIGIKDKNLSDYIQYNEKKLDDR from the coding sequence ATGAATTTTTTAATTTCTATTAATATTAGAATGATATTCTTTATTTTTTTATTCGTTTTTTATGTTTATGCAAACGATAATAAAAAAAACGAAAATATTATCTTTCCTAATTTAGAAAATAAGTTATATAAAGATATTATAAAATATGATTCTAATATCCAAGAACATAATATAGAAAAAGGGATTTCTTATTTAAAAGGAAAAGCTAACATAGAATATAATGATACAAAAATTAAAGCAGATTATATTGAATTTAATTGGAAAAGTGGAGATATACATGCTATTCAAAAAGAAAACCCTATTGTTGTAGAACAAGGAAATCATAAATATATTTCCAATAATATTTACGCAAATTTAAAAAGTAAAAAAATAGAAATCAAAAATTTTTATGTACAAGAAAAAGATTATATAATTATAGCCAATAATATTATAAAAAAAGATAATAATATAAGTTTACTAAAAAAAGTAACATACATATCGGATCCTTTTTTTATAAAAAAGAAAGATAATCATCCTGATTTCTACTTACAAACAGATTACATAAAATATTTTAATAATAATACTAGAAAGTATATTTTATCCGGACCAATTTTTTTTTATTGGTATCAAGTTCCTATGCCAATATTTTTTCCTTTTTTATTTATTCCTTTTAAAAAGCAACATAACGAAGTTTCTTACGGAATAATGTATCCAAAATTTGGAATCCAAAATAATAAAATTTATATAGAAAACATAGGATTTTTTTTTCCAATTTATGATTTTATTAATTTCAAAATATTTGGTTCTATACATCATACTAATAAATGGAATTTAAAAACAAAAATAGAATATAAATTGAAATCATCTTATCATGGTTATTTTAACTATCAATATACGGTAGAAAATAAATCCAATTATCAATTTCAATGGAAACACATACAAGATTTTAAATCCGGTTCTAAAATCAATTTTAATGCAAATATTAATTATAATAAAAATATCTTATTTACTAATCATGAGAATGAAGATTTTTCATATATCCATATAAGAAAAAAATTTTCGAATTATTTATTATTTATGGATGCATATATGATACAAGAAAATGATAATCATAAAGTAAAAACAAGATTTATAATTCCAGAGTTCATATTTCATATAAAGGATTCTACTTTTGGAGAAAACTATTTTTTACGTCATATAAAAACGGATAGCAAAGTATCTATTCATAATTTAATGGATTATTATTATCAAAAAATATCTTTTCAGACAATATTAAATCATCAGATGAATATGTCTATTTATTTTCCTTTTTTTTATCCTTACGTAAAAATTGTACCAAAATTATTTTTAGAAGAATTTTATACATGGAAATATCTAGATTTTTATCCATCTTTTTCAAGTTTTCATCAAATAGATTTTTCAACTGATATCATCATTATCCCTTTTTATGGGACTTTAAAATTAAAGAAAAATAGTATTTTTTTGGAACATAAAATAGATCCTATGTTATCTTTTCATATAAGATATTTTCCTAATGTTTTTCATAATGTAAAAAGTCATTTAGAAAAAACAATAAATCTTATATTGAATAATAATTTAGATATTCAATTCAATAAATATAAAACAATAAGAATTATTAAAAATTTAAAGACTTCCTTTATTATTAACCCTAGTTTTATCAAATGGAACAATCTTTTGTTAAATGGAAAAATAGAACTATACAATGACTTGGAAGTCAGATATCAAGGAGAGATTAATTTTGAAAAAGAAAAAAAGATGCATCTCTCTTTTTATTGTAATTATAATTATGATACTAATTTTTTTCATGGAAAGAATAAATACAATAAAAAAGGAGAAAATCGTTATGATTATTTTTTTTTCGATAGAAAAAATTATGCAAAATATCCAATTCCGTTTAATTTAAAAATCGATTTTCAATCTAATTATATATATATCAACAAAAAAAAATCATTTGATACATTTTTATGTATCAATGGATCCATGAAAATTACAAAATATTGGAAAATTGATATTAATGTAAAATATGATTTATACAATAAAAAAATTATATTTTCTAATATTACTTGTTATAGAGATTTAAGGAGTTTCAAAATGAGTTTTAATTGGATTCCTATGAATAAATGGTCTTTTTTTATAGGAATTAAAGATAAAAATTTAAGTGATTATATTCAATATAATGAAAAAAAATTAGATGACCGATGA
- the lnt gene encoding apolipoprotein N-acyltransferase has product MNKKIQFFIYSIFSGILLGLGWPTNGNPFFLFIAFVPLLYVENSLNHSFFYIFFLSFVTFFTWNAISTCWLSYTKQTNGSFAIEAYLIPVFLNSFFMSMVFICYSWIKKYVKSRNIGYIFLVCLWILFEKIHLEWELSWPWLNLGNGFCNRIEWIQWYEYTGTLGGTLWIWIVNIGFTESIIKYKKNRKILFLYQKILLNIGKIFLLILVSNIIYFKYEGEKYKKFIDVLILQPNIDPYNQKYSISTQKLILKLKKLINKKISLKSIVIIAPETTLPGKSSKISIKNISKNRIISIFKNYLIKKSPKTVFITGIELFTLYKKNISKTSIPVSTNKNTKIWIDIFNSVIQIGTNKNIEYHHKSKLVPAVETFPYKKIFYPILGNILLNLGGTVMELGKQNQPTVFHHPFSGIKIAPIICYESVFGEYVSNFFRKKNAEFMIIITNDGWWGQTQGHQQHMFYARLRAIENRKWIARSANTGISCFINEKGDITSSIPYGKEGILYQKIYLNKNHTFYIKHGDFIAKISLLVLIIILLYTIIYNIYQLVYFIS; this is encoded by the coding sequence TTGAATAAAAAGATTCAATTTTTTATCTACAGTATTTTTTCAGGGATTTTATTAGGATTAGGATGGCCTACTAATGGTAATCCGTTTTTTTTATTTATTGCTTTTGTTCCTTTATTATATGTGGAAAATAGTTTAAATCATTCTTTTTTTTACATTTTTTTTCTTTCTTTTGTTACTTTTTTCACATGGAATGCTATTTCTACATGTTGGTTATCCTATACAAAACAAACTAATGGATCTTTTGCAATAGAAGCTTATTTAATTCCTGTATTCCTGAATTCTTTTTTTATGTCAATGGTTTTTATATGTTATTCATGGATAAAGAAATATGTAAAAAGTAGAAATATAGGATATATATTTCTAGTTTGTTTATGGATTTTATTTGAAAAAATACATTTAGAATGGGAATTATCTTGGCCATGGTTAAACTTAGGAAATGGTTTTTGCAATCGTATAGAATGGATTCAATGGTATGAATATACTGGAACTTTAGGAGGAACTTTATGGATATGGATCGTTAATATTGGATTCACCGAATCCATTATAAAATACAAAAAGAATAGAAAAATACTTTTTTTATATCAAAAAATTTTACTTAACATAGGAAAAATTTTTTTATTAATATTGGTTTCTAATATTATATATTTCAAATATGAAGGAGAAAAATATAAAAAATTTATAGACGTATTAATATTACAACCTAATATAGATCCATATAATCAAAAATATAGTATATCAACACAAAAATTAATTTTAAAATTAAAAAAACTAATAAATAAGAAAATATCTTTAAAATCCATAGTCATAATAGCTCCTGAAACTACATTACCTGGAAAATCGAGCAAAATATCCATAAAAAATATAAGTAAAAATAGAATCATCTCTATTTTTAAAAATTATCTGATAAAAAAATCACCCAAAACCGTATTTATAACAGGAATAGAATTATTTACTTTATATAAAAAAAATATAAGTAAAACTTCAATACCTGTTTCTACTAATAAGAATACAAAAATATGGATAGATATTTTTAATTCAGTTATTCAAATAGGAACTAACAAAAATATAGAATATCATCATAAATCTAAGTTAGTACCAGCGGTAGAAACTTTTCCCTATAAAAAGATTTTTTATCCTATATTAGGAAATATTTTACTGAATTTGGGTGGAACCGTAATGGAACTTGGAAAACAAAATCAACCTACCGTTTTTCATCATCCTTTTTCAGGAATCAAAATAGCTCCGATTATTTGTTATGAATCTGTTTTTGGGGAATATGTCTCTAATTTTTTTAGAAAAAAAAATGCTGAATTTATGATTATTATTACTAACGATGGATGGTGGGGACAGACTCAAGGCCATCAACAACACATGTTTTATGCGCGTTTGAGAGCTATTGAAAATAGAAAGTGGATAGCTAGATCTGCAAATACAGGTATTTCTTGTTTCATCAATGAAAAAGGAGATATCACATCATCTATTCCTTATGGAAAGGAAGGGATTTTATACCAAAAAATATATCTGAATAAAAATCATACTTTTTATATAAAACATGGAGATTTTATTGCTAAAATAAGTTTATTAGTCCTAATAATAATATTATTATACACAATAATATATAACATATATCAGTTAGTTTATTTTATTTCATGA
- the rodA gene encoding rod shape-determining protein RodA — MIKRNKILLRNIDWWIVIIYVFFIFFGYINLYSVSSEKAEKQLIWILLSFIFIFFVFLFKPIHYKSFTPFLFLLTLLLLIGVFFFGKNINGSKSWYVFGPISFQPSELSKISTSLMIAHILSRDNIKNNNKTLLYIFIILVFPVTLIFFQPDPGSSIVFFSFILTLYREGLSFYFIFYFLFSIFLFFISLSVSPFIVILFLFITFLFFVKKNILFLDFFFYIFLFIGFSIFSIFSPFIFQKLLKQHHKDRINIIFKNEFDRKYRDNVGYNLLYSKTAIGSGRLFGKGYKKGTVTKGKFVPEQHTDYIFCTVGEEWGFIGSILFIIFYLLFISRIYFLSERQKDIFGRIFGYSVGSIIFIHLIINLGMVMGLFPTIGIVLPFFSYGGSSLWSFTILLFIFIRIDAFDQISLI; from the coding sequence TTGATAAAAAGAAATAAAATCTTATTAAGAAATATAGATTGGTGGATTGTAATCATTTATGTTTTTTTTATTTTTTTTGGATATATAAATTTATATTCCGTTTCTTCTGAAAAAGCAGAAAAACAATTAATATGGATTTTATTAAGTTTTATTTTTATATTTTTTGTTTTTTTATTTAAACCAATTCATTATAAATCTTTTACTCCTTTTTTATTTTTGTTAACCTTACTTCTATTAATAGGAGTCTTTTTTTTTGGTAAAAATATAAATGGCTCCAAATCTTGGTATGTTTTCGGGCCTATTAGTTTTCAACCTTCTGAATTATCTAAGATATCAACATCTTTAATGATAGCTCATATTTTGAGTCGAGATAATATAAAAAATAATAATAAAACATTATTATATATATTTATTATATTAGTTTTTCCTGTTACTCTAATATTTTTTCAGCCAGATCCAGGTTCATCCATAGTATTTTTTTCTTTCATTTTAACTTTATATAGAGAAGGTTTATCTTTTTATTTTATATTTTATTTTTTATTTTCTATTTTTCTGTTTTTTATTTCATTAAGTGTATCTCCTTTTATTGTTATATTGTTTTTATTTATAACTTTTCTTTTTTTTGTAAAGAAGAACATATTATTTCTTGATTTCTTTTTTTATATATTTTTGTTTATCGGTTTTTCTATTTTTTCCATATTTTCTCCATTTATTTTTCAAAAATTATTGAAACAACATCATAAAGATAGAATCAATATTATATTTAAAAATGAATTTGATAGAAAATATAGAGATAATGTAGGATATAATTTATTATATTCTAAGACAGCTATTGGCTCTGGAAGACTTTTTGGAAAAGGATATAAGAAAGGAACGGTAACAAAAGGAAAATTTGTTCCAGAACAACATACTGATTATATATTTTGTACTGTAGGAGAAGAATGGGGTTTTATAGGTAGTATCCTATTCATAATATTTTATTTGTTATTTATTAGTCGTATTTATTTTTTATCGGAAAGACAAAAAGATATTTTTGGAAGAATTTTTGGATATTCAGTTGGAAGTATTATTTTTATTCATCTCATTATTAATTTAGGAATGGTAATGGGGTTATTTCCTACAATAGGAATTGTTTTACCTTTTTTTAGTTATGGAGGTTCATCTCTTTGGTCTTTTACTATTTTATTATTTATATTTATACGAATAGATGCATTTGATCAAATTAGTTTAATATGA
- a CDS encoding rod shape-determining protein produces MGLVIDFMKNIFTQEIAIDLGTANTLIMHNNKVIVDLPSIIAIDVRTNKVLAVGEDAKKMQGKTHENIKIYKPLKDGVIADYQVAELMIREFINKIPGVNNKFFTPSLTMVICIPSGITEVEKRAVKDSAQHLNAKEVYLIEEPMAAAIGSGISVTKAEGNMIIDIGGGTTECGVIALGGIVCQKSIKIAGDVFTNDIAYFLRSKYNFYIGERTAEKIKIDIGSAMESLENPPEDIHIQGRDLPTGKPKEINLSYKETIPALDKSILRIEDAVMETLSRTPPELAADIYKTGIYMAGGGSLLRGLDKRISKKTGLPVSLVEDPLRAVVKGTGVALKNIDKFTFLMK; encoded by the coding sequence ATGGGATTAGTAATAGATTTTATGAAAAATATCTTTACTCAAGAGATCGCTATAGATTTAGGAACAGCTAATACCCTTATCATGCATAATAATAAGGTTATAGTCGATTTACCTTCAATAATAGCTATAGATGTCAGGACAAATAAAGTATTAGCTGTAGGAGAAGATGCTAAAAAAATGCAAGGAAAAACACATGAAAATATCAAAATATACAAGCCATTAAAAGATGGAGTTATTGCAGATTACCAAGTAGCAGAACTTATGATCAGAGAATTCATCAATAAAATTCCAGGTGTAAATAATAAATTTTTTACTCCATCATTGACAATGGTGATTTGCATTCCATCCGGAATTACAGAAGTAGAGAAAAGAGCAGTAAAAGATTCTGCTCAACATCTTAATGCTAAAGAAGTATATTTAATTGAAGAGCCTATGGCTGCTGCTATAGGATCTGGAATCTCAGTAACTAAAGCTGAAGGGAACATGATCATTGATATAGGAGGAGGAACTACAGAATGTGGTGTTATTGCTTTAGGTGGAATAGTTTGTCAAAAATCTATAAAAATAGCCGGGGATGTTTTTACTAATGATATAGCATATTTTTTACGTTCTAAATATAACTTCTATATCGGAGAAAGAACAGCGGAAAAAATCAAAATAGATATAGGATCTGCAATGGAATCTCTAGAAAACCCTCCTGAGGATATTCATATACAAGGAAGAGATCTTCCAACAGGAAAACCAAAAGAAATAAATCTTTCTTATAAAGAAACTATTCCTGCTCTTGATAAATCAATTTTACGGATTGAAGATGCTGTAATGGAAACTCTTTCAAGAACTCCTCCAGAACTTGCTGCAGATATTTATAAAACAGGAATTTATATGGCAGGTGGAGGTTCTCTTTTAAGAGGTTTAGATAAAAGAATATCTAAAAAAACGGGCCTTCCCGTTTCTTTAGTAGAAGACCCTTTAAGGGCTGTAGTTAAAGGAACTGGAGTCGCTTTAAAAAACATTGACAAATTTACATTTTTAATGAAATAG
- the folK gene encoding 2-amino-4-hydroxy-6-hydroxymethyldihydropteridine diphosphokinase gives MKEHDIFLLQGSNKENRKKYLDESIILISNKIGKIIKKSSYFQSEAWNMKNSSYFYNRVLHIKTDHSPIDLLEKIFDIEYLIGRRRDSIIKKEYKNREIDIDILFYDHMIICSSTLTIPHPLLHLRKFVLLPMCEISPNQNHPIFNLTILEILGSCIDKSYVKKLDY, from the coding sequence TTGAAGGAACATGATATTTTTTTATTACAAGGAAGTAACAAAGAAAATAGAAAAAAATATTTGGATGAATCTATAATTTTAATATCCAATAAAATAGGAAAAATTATTAAAAAATCTTCATATTTTCAAAGTGAAGCTTGGAATATGAAGAATTCATCTTATTTTTATAATAGAGTTTTACATATAAAAACTGATCATTCTCCTATTGATCTTTTAGAAAAAATATTTGATATAGAATATCTTATAGGAAGAAGAAGAGATTCCATAATAAAAAAAGAATATAAAAATAGAGAAATAGATATAGATATTTTATTTTATGATCATATGATTATATGTAGTTCTACATTAACTATTCCACATCCTTTATTGCATTTACGAAAATTCGTTTTATTACCTATGTGTGAAATTAGTCCAAATCAAAATCATCCTATATTTAATTTGACTATTTTAGAAATATTAGGATCATGTATTGATAAGTCATATGTAAAAAAATTAGATTATTAA
- a CDS encoding Rid family detoxifying hydrolase has product MKPKKFLIEKIPSYGPYSTCIFVENFLFVSGQIANIEVESETNKLIRNSIEMETNYVMNNLKIILLENKMGFQDVIKTSIFVKNMNDFSIINEVYSRFFNKGDYPARETVQVSGLPKRANVEISLIAYKKK; this is encoded by the coding sequence ATGAAACCAAAAAAGTTTTTAATAGAAAAAATTCCATCTTATGGACCGTATAGTACATGTATTTTTGTAGAAAATTTTTTATTTGTTTCTGGACAAATAGCAAATATAGAAGTAGAATCTGAAACGAATAAATTGATTCGAAATTCCATAGAAATGGAAACAAATTATGTAATGAATAATTTAAAAATTATTCTTTTAGAAAATAAAATGGGATTTCAAGATGTTATTAAGACTTCTATTTTTGTAAAAAATATGAATGATTTCTCTATAATAAATGAAGTTTATTCTAGGTTTTTCAATAAAGGAGATTATCCAGCCAGAGAAACTGTTCAGGTTTCAGGATTACCAAAAAGGGCTAATGTAGAAATATCTTTAATAGCATACAAAAAAAAATAG